In Sphingobacterium thalpophilum, a genomic segment contains:
- a CDS encoding M17 family metallopeptidase — protein sequence MQDNYLNLNFIPYTKKEDVADSAANIILIATKEQAERYAFQKSLVQNIDKAFSENQTEVITTLGDKQNFIVITPNTETEALRLAGASLYAALQKQQTQTARLRGLDELTEAERYAFLEGMLLSSYDFNKYKAKKKQHPVDVHIRNRSFPKDKIEELKRLVEAVSLTKTLVNEPVNYMDALRFSEVATEAGKQFGFETEILHKAQIEELKMGGLLAVNKGSETPPTFNIFHYKPENAVNEKPLVLVGKGVMFDTGGYSLKTGGNMLTMKCDMAGGAAVLGTVAAIAGNKLPYYVIGLVPATDNKISANALVVDDVITMMDGTTIEVQNTDAEGRLVLADALTYAKRFEPELVIDMATLTGASAAITGSLGIAVLGNAQEQIDELKGIGEQVYERLLQLPLWKEYKDLLKSSVADMSNLGGPVGGVSTSSIFLEHFTDYPWLHLDIAGAAFVKEAKGYRQSGATAVPVRLLYEFVKRKCKDD from the coding sequence ATGCAGGATAATTACTTGAACTTAAATTTCATACCCTATACAAAAAAAGAAGACGTTGCAGATAGTGCTGCAAACATCATACTCATTGCCACCAAAGAGCAGGCAGAACGCTATGCCTTTCAGAAATCATTGGTACAAAACATTGACAAGGCATTTTCTGAAAATCAAACGGAAGTGATTACCACATTGGGCGATAAACAGAACTTTATTGTCATCACGCCCAATACGGAAACCGAGGCATTAAGGTTGGCAGGAGCATCGCTGTATGCTGCCTTGCAGAAACAGCAAACCCAAACTGCACGACTACGGGGGCTGGATGAACTTACGGAAGCAGAACGCTATGCGTTTTTAGAGGGAATGCTGTTGAGTAGCTATGATTTTAATAAATACAAAGCAAAAAAGAAACAGCATCCCGTTGATGTGCATATCCGTAACCGCTCTTTTCCGAAAGACAAGATTGAAGAGCTGAAACGGCTTGTAGAAGCCGTTTCACTGACGAAAACATTAGTAAACGAGCCTGTCAATTATATGGATGCCCTGCGGTTTTCCGAAGTGGCAACAGAAGCTGGAAAACAGTTTGGTTTTGAAACCGAAATCCTGCACAAAGCACAGATAGAGGAATTGAAAATGGGTGGTTTGCTTGCGGTAAACAAAGGTTCGGAAACACCGCCAACCTTCAATATTTTCCATTACAAGCCCGAAAATGCGGTCAATGAAAAGCCGCTGGTGCTGGTGGGCAAAGGCGTGATGTTCGATACGGGTGGTTACTCGCTGAAGACAGGCGGTAATATGCTCACGATGAAATGCGATATGGCAGGAGGTGCGGCAGTATTGGGAACGGTTGCTGCTATTGCAGGAAACAAACTGCCCTATTATGTAATCGGATTGGTTCCCGCTACGGACAATAAGATTTCGGCTAATGCTTTGGTCGTTGATGATGTCATCACAATGATGGACGGCACTACCATAGAGGTACAGAATACCGATGCTGAAGGGCGTTTGGTATTGGCTGATGCCTTGACATACGCCAAACGGTTTGAGCCTGAACTGGTCATTGATATGGCAACCTTAACGGGAGCTTCGGCTGCCATTACAGGTTCGTTAGGAATAGCCGTGTTGGGAAATGCTCAGGAACAGATTGATGAGCTCAAAGGCATTGGCGAGCAGGTTTACGAAAGGTTATTGCAACTACCCCTTTGGAAAGAATACAAAGATTTGCTGAAATCTTCGGTTGCCGATATGAGCAATCTGGGCGGTCCGGTAGGCGGTGTCAGCACCTCTTCCATATTCTTGGAACACTTTACGGACTATCCCTGGTTACACCTTGACATTGCAGGAGCAGCATTCGTCAAAGAAGCCAAAGGATACAGGCAGAGCGGAGCTACGGCTGTACCTGTACGGTTATTATATGAATTTGTAAAAAGAAAGTGCAAAGATGATTGA
- a CDS encoding peroxiredoxin, with amino-acid sequence MQLVQKGPLSIGDKLPEFFKKAVVTTENGIEITDIDNRYLSEQGKWTVLFWWPKDFTFVCPTEIIEFDNNNTAFVERNAQVIGASTDTEFVHLGWRQNHPELAKLTIPMLADTSKSLAEEMGILDSEEKVAYRATFIIDPNGKIQWVSVYPMNVGRNVNEVLRVLDALQTEELTGCGWTPGQQTVTAKLKEQNAG; translated from the coding sequence ATGCAACTGGTACAAAAAGGACCTTTAAGTATCGGGGATAAACTGCCCGAATTTTTCAAGAAAGCTGTTGTAACCACAGAAAACGGCATAGAAATTACGGACATCGACAACCGTTATCTTTCAGAGCAAGGCAAATGGACAGTGCTGTTCTGGTGGCCGAAAGATTTCACGTTTGTATGTCCTACCGAAATCATCGAATTTGACAATAACAATACCGCATTTGTAGAACGTAACGCACAGGTTATCGGAGCTTCTACCGATACAGAGTTCGTGCATCTTGGATGGAGGCAAAACCATCCGGAATTGGCAAAACTGACTATTCCGATGCTTGCTGATACCTCAAAATCTTTAGCTGAAGAAATGGGCATACTCGACAGTGAAGAAAAAGTTGCCTACCGTGCCACCTTCATCATCGACCCCAATGGCAAAATACAATGGGTAAGCGTGTATCCGATGAACGTAGGCAGAAATGTAAACGAAGTGCTTAGGGTACTGGATGCACTGCAAACAGAAGAATTGACAGGTTGCGGATGGACACCAGGACAACAAACGGTAACAGCAAAACTAAAAGAGCAAAATGCAGGATAA
- a CDS encoding tetratricopeptide repeat protein translates to MDHIEKYWQSLTVSNNEHFNKGNFEKALSGYKDALYRAEVLNNNIPDCIRLKIPFIQVYIISCNNLANTYEELGNLEEAENMLKRTVYYLLHLSANKALNPDEIQSELKRATLAYVRFAEKNNTGKEKQEQLFRTLKEQLVENNLIKID, encoded by the coding sequence ATGGACCATATAGAAAAATATTGGCAGTCATTAACTGTATCGAATAACGAGCATTTCAATAAAGGCAATTTTGAAAAAGCACTGTCAGGATATAAAGACGCACTGTACAGAGCGGAAGTACTGAACAATAACATCCCGGATTGCATCCGTCTGAAAATACCGTTCATACAGGTATATATCATTTCCTGCAATAACCTGGCGAACACCTACGAAGAGCTTGGCAATCTGGAAGAAGCGGAAAATATGCTCAAACGTACGGTGTATTACCTCCTGCATCTTTCAGCCAATAAAGCCCTCAATCCTGACGAGATACAATCGGAACTGAAAAGAGCCACATTGGCTTATGTCCGTTTTGCAGAGAAAAATAATACAGGAAAGGAAAAGCAGGAACAGCTTTTCAGAACCCTGAAAGAACAATTAGTAGAAAACAATTTAATAAAAATAGATTAG
- a CDS encoding superoxide dismutase yields MRITQVLPELPYDRNALNPIITEETFDYHYGKHHATYVNNLAGLVKDTPLENATVEEIIRKGFAENNAGLFNNAAQHWNHSFFWHCLSPNGGKTPQGRIAELINRDFGSFENFKELFSTTAVKLFGCGWAWLAQDENQKLEIVPMKDAHTPLTENKTPILTLDVWEHAYYIDYRNARPKFVEGFWEIVNWDFANNNLK; encoded by the coding sequence ATGAGAATTACACAAGTATTACCGGAGCTTCCGTACGACAGAAATGCCCTTAATCCGATAATCACGGAGGAAACCTTCGATTATCATTACGGTAAGCATCACGCTACGTATGTCAACAACCTTGCAGGGTTGGTAAAAGACACCCCCTTAGAAAACGCTACCGTCGAGGAAATCATACGAAAGGGATTTGCAGAAAACAATGCCGGACTGTTCAATAATGCTGCACAGCATTGGAACCACAGCTTTTTCTGGCATTGCCTTTCGCCAAATGGCGGTAAAACTCCACAAGGCAGGATAGCCGAACTTATCAATCGTGATTTCGGCAGTTTTGAAAACTTCAAGGAACTGTTTTCTACTACGGCAGTAAAGCTATTTGGATGCGGATGGGCGTGGCTCGCACAGGACGAAAACCAAAAACTGGAAATCGTGCCGATGAAAGATGCCCATACTCCATTGACTGAAAATAAAACCCCAATCCTCACGCTGGACGTATGGGAACACGCCTACTACATCGACTACCGCAATGCCCGTCCAAAATTTGTGGAAGGCTTTTGGGAAATCGTCAACTGGGATTTTGCGAACAACAATTTAAAATAA
- the mobC gene encoding conjugal transfer protein MobC, with translation MQGEDDLRGLAKIMAFMRGVSIIIVLMHLYWFCYGFFIERGWTLEIINKILSNFQRTAGLFSHTLYTKIFALVLLALSCLGTKGVKDEKITWGKIYVAFGIGFVLFFLNSPLLKLPLNTTTFLYILTTGLGYIALMVAGVWMSRLLRNNLMDDVFNNENESFQQETKLMQNEYSVNLPTKFYYKSKWNDGWINIVNPFRATIVLGTPGSGKSYAIVNNYIKQQIEKGFSMYIYDFKFDDLSTIAYNHLLKNRDKYKVQPKFYVINFDDPRRSHRCNPLNPDFMTDISDAYEAAYTIMLNLNRSWIQKQGDFFVESPIILLAAIIWYLKIYDNGKYCTFPHAIELLNKKYSDVFTILTSYYELENYLSPFLDAWQGGAQDQLQGQIASAKIPLSRMISPQLYWVMTGDDFSLDINNPKEPKILCVGNNPDRQNIYSAALGLYNSRIVKLINKKGQLKSSVIIDELPTIYFRGLDNLIATARSNKVAVCLGFQDFSQLIRDYGDKEAKVIQNTVGNIFSGQVVGETAKSLSERFGKVLQKRQSMTINRNDKSTSISTQLDSLIPASKISTLTQGMFVGSVSDNFDERIEQKIFHAEIVVDNEKVAAETEAYQKIPEILSFVDEQGEDKMKQEIESNYRQIKLDIVHIVESEMERIKNDPNLQHLVQQDN, from the coding sequence ATGCAGGGAGAAGACGATTTAAGAGGCTTAGCCAAGATTATGGCTTTTATGCGAGGAGTAAGCATCATTATAGTATTGATGCACTTGTATTGGTTTTGCTACGGTTTCTTTATAGAACGTGGCTGGACATTAGAAATCATCAACAAAATATTAAGCAATTTTCAGCGTACCGCCGGACTGTTTTCGCATACCCTATATACCAAAATATTTGCATTGGTATTGTTGGCTTTGAGCTGTTTGGGAACGAAAGGCGTAAAGGACGAAAAGATTACGTGGGGCAAAATTTATGTGGCTTTTGGTATCGGCTTCGTCCTTTTCTTTTTGAATTCTCCATTATTAAAGCTACCACTAAACACCACTACATTTCTCTATATCCTAACAACGGGTTTAGGCTATATCGCTTTAATGGTTGCAGGGGTTTGGATGAGCCGTTTGCTCCGTAACAATTTAATGGACGATGTTTTCAACAACGAAAACGAGAGCTTCCAACAGGAAACCAAATTAATGCAAAACGAATACTCGGTAAATCTGCCCACAAAGTTTTACTACAAAAGCAAATGGAATGACGGTTGGATAAACATTGTAAACCCCTTTCGGGCAACGATTGTGTTGGGAACTCCGGGTTCTGGTAAATCTTATGCCATTGTAAACAATTATATCAAACAGCAGATTGAGAAAGGTTTTTCAATGTATATCTATGATTTTAAGTTTGACGACCTTTCTACGATTGCTTACAATCATTTACTGAAGAACAGGGATAAGTACAAAGTTCAACCCAAATTCTACGTCATCAACTTTGACGACCCACGTAGGAGCCACCGTTGCAATCCGCTTAATCCTGACTTTATGACGGACATATCGGATGCCTACGAAGCAGCTTATACCATAATGCTGAACCTCAACAGGTCGTGGATACAGAAACAAGGGGATTTCTTTGTGGAAAGCCCAATTATATTATTGGCAGCCATTATTTGGTATCTGAAAATCTACGATAACGGTAAGTATTGCACCTTTCCCCACGCTATTGAATTACTGAATAAAAAGTATTCGGACGTATTTACGATTTTGACCTCTTATTATGAATTAGAGAATTATTTATCTCCTTTTCTCGATGCTTGGCAAGGGGGAGCACAAGACCAATTACAAGGACAGATTGCATCTGCAAAAATCCCGTTATCAAGAATGATTAGTCCGCAATTGTATTGGGTAATGACAGGCGATGATTTTTCATTAGACATCAACAATCCGAAAGAGCCGAAAATTTTGTGCGTGGGTAACAACCCCGACCGACAAAATATTTATTCCGCAGCTTTGGGGCTGTATAATTCCCGAATTGTCAAACTCATTAATAAGAAAGGGCAATTAAAGAGTTCCGTTATCATAGACGAACTGCCCACAATTTATTTCAGGGGATTGGATAACCTTATAGCAACAGCGAGAAGCAATAAAGTAGCGGTTTGCCTGGGCTTTCAGGACTTTTCGCAGTTAATCCGTGACTATGGAGATAAGGAAGCCAAAGTAATACAGAATACAGTAGGTAATATTTTCAGTGGTCAGGTGGTTGGCGAAACGGCAAAAAGTCTTTCGGAGCGTTTCGGGAAAGTATTGCAGAAGCGCCAAAGTATGACGATTAACCGAAATGACAAATCTACTTCCATTTCAACCCAATTAGACAGCCTTATCCCAGCCTCAAAAATCAGTACACTTACACAAGGTATGTTCGTGGGTTCTGTATCGGATAACTTTGACGAACGTATCGAGCAAAAGATTTTCCACGCCGAAATTGTGGTAGATAATGAAAAGGTTGCTGCGGAAACGGAAGCCTATCAGAAGATACCGGAAATTTTATCTTTTGTAGATGAACAGGGCGAGGATAAGATGAAGCAGGAAATTGAGAGCAATTACCGTCAGATAAAATTAGACATTGTTCATATTGTTGAGAGCGAAATGGAGCGGATTAAAAATGACCCGAACTTGCAGCATTTGGTACAGCAGGACAACTAA
- the mobB gene encoding conjugal transfer protein MobB: protein MIAKIGRSANLYGALAYNNLKVEKENGQILFANKIIETSNGQYSVAQLAQSFAPYLLANQNTEKHTLHISLNPDPKDTVSDDKFREMAQQYMRELGYSEQPFVVFKHTDIDRTHIHIVSVCVDENGKKISDKFEKMRSMNICRELEKQHHLIPATDKERSQNDKIFHPVDYSKGDVKSQIASVVRHLPNYYQYQTLGEYNALLSLFNITTEKIEGELQGKPQQGLLYIPLNEKGEKAGNPFKASLFGKNAGLPALELHFAKCKTALKDNPTKNTLKAAVTIALQSTDNELSFKKHLGEQGINVVVRRNDTGRIYGMTFIDHNSKSVWNGSSLAKELSANTFNDYWNNNIKPEIKEPALQQPKISTSNDADLPAEEPHHLFDFLTTEKHEDGLIEALGGLLPEAQGEDYEEQDFANKMKKKRKRKRGQQ, encoded by the coding sequence ATGATAGCGAAAATCGGAAGAAGTGCAAATTTATACGGAGCATTGGCGTATAATAATCTGAAAGTTGAGAAAGAAAACGGACAAATTCTGTTTGCAAATAAGATAATTGAAACGTCCAACGGGCAATATTCTGTGGCACAATTGGCACAATCTTTTGCTCCTTATCTCTTGGCTAATCAAAATACAGAGAAACATACCCTGCATATTTCGCTCAATCCCGACCCGAAAGATACCGTTAGCGATGATAAGTTTCGGGAAATGGCACAGCAGTATATGCGGGAGTTGGGATATAGCGAACAGCCTTTTGTGGTATTCAAACATACCGATATTGACCGTACCCATATCCATATCGTATCGGTTTGTGTGGACGAAAACGGAAAAAAGATTTCGGACAAATTCGAGAAAATGCGGTCGATGAACATCTGCCGTGAACTCGAAAAACAACACCATTTGATACCTGCAACAGATAAAGAGCGTAGCCAGAACGATAAAATTTTCCACCCTGTGGATTACAGTAAAGGCGATGTGAAAAGTCAGATTGCTTCAGTAGTACGACACCTGCCGAACTATTATCAATATCAGACTTTGGGCGAATACAATGCTTTGCTTTCTCTTTTCAATATTACCACCGAAAAGATAGAGGGCGAATTGCAGGGAAAACCACAGCAAGGTTTGCTATATATTCCGTTGAATGAAAAAGGCGAAAAAGCAGGAAATCCGTTTAAGGCTTCCTTATTCGGAAAGAATGCAGGGCTACCAGCATTGGAATTGCATTTTGCGAAATGCAAAACGGCTTTAAAGGATAACCCAACCAAGAATACTTTAAAAGCTGCCGTAACGATTGCCCTACAATCTACGGATAATGAATTGAGCTTTAAAAAGCACTTAGGCGAGCAAGGTATCAATGTAGTGGTACGGAGAAACGACACAGGACGTATTTATGGAATGACATTCATCGACCATAATTCCAAATCCGTATGGAACGGTTCAAGTTTGGCAAAGGAACTTTCTGCCAATACCTTTAATGATTATTGGAACAATAACATCAAACCGGAGATAAAAGAACCTGCTTTACAGCAACCCAAAATATCCACATCAAATGATGCGGATCTTCCTGCGGAAGAACCACACCATTTGTTCGACTTCTTAACTACGGAAAAGCACGAAGACGGCTTGATAGAAGCATTGGGCGGTTTATTGCCTGAAGCGCAGGGCGAAGATTACGAGGAACAGGACTTTGCCAACAAAATGAAGAAAAAGCGGAAACGCAAAAGAGGTCAGCAGTAG
- the mobA gene encoding conjugal transfer protein MobA produces MNENNKKQLKKTGRPLKNDPAKIRYTISFNEEEHARFLALFDKSGMQVKAHFITSCIFNKTIKSVHIDKGTVDFYMRLTSFHSQFRSIGVNYNQIVKLLYKSFSEKKASAYLYKLEKQTAEMVELFKKVVEITEEFDKKYLKKQP; encoded by the coding sequence ATGAATGAGAACAACAAAAAACAGTTGAAAAAGACGGGGCGACCGCTTAAAAACGACCCTGCGAAAATACGCTACACGATTTCCTTTAACGAGGAGGAACACGCCCGTTTTCTTGCCCTCTTTGATAAATCGGGTATGCAGGTAAAGGCACATTTTATAACGTCTTGTATCTTCAATAAGACGATAAAATCGGTGCATATCGACAAAGGAACGGTTGATTTCTATATGCGACTGACTTCGTTTCACAGTCAATTCCGCTCTATTGGTGTCAATTATAATCAGATTGTAAAGCTATTGTACAAGAGTTTTTCCGAGAAAAAGGCATCGGCTTACCTGTACAAGTTGGAAAAACAGACGGCAGAAATGGTCGAATTGTTCAAAAAAGTTGTGGAGATAACCGAGGAATTTGATAAAAAATACCTCAAAAAACAGCCTTAG
- a CDS encoding ParA family protein, which yields METKKKTLKISFSTQKGGVGKSTMTTLLASVLHYRLGFNVLVLDCDFPQHSLTNMRERDKKTLMQNEYHKKAAMKQFQTINKKAYPIIKSKAEYALEKASEYVSQSAIVPDVIFFDLPGTANTKGVLTTLKMMDFIFSPITADRLVVESTLGFTKAFLELPKTIEGNDEQELWLFWNQVDGREKTGLYEAYQSVIKQLSLPIMETRIMDSKRFRKETDDTENYVFRSSLLPAETQLLKATKMDLFIEEFLKITQL from the coding sequence ATGGAAACAAAGAAAAAAACCTTAAAAATCAGCTTCTCCACGCAAAAGGGCGGTGTAGGAAAATCGACAATGACCACCTTGCTGGCAAGTGTGCTCCACTACCGGTTAGGTTTTAACGTCTTGGTATTGGATTGCGACTTTCCGCAGCATAGCCTGACCAATATGCGTGAACGGGATAAGAAGACCTTAATGCAAAATGAATATCATAAAAAGGCGGCAATGAAGCAGTTTCAAACCATTAACAAAAAGGCATATCCGATTATCAAAAGCAAAGCCGAATATGCTTTAGAAAAAGCATCGGAATATGTAAGCCAATCGGCTATTGTACCGGATGTTATTTTCTTTGATCTGCCCGGAACCGCCAATACCAAAGGGGTACTAACCACTTTGAAAATGATGGATTTTATCTTTTCGCCCATAACCGCCGACCGTTTGGTCGTGGAAAGTACATTGGGCTTTACCAAAGCCTTTCTTGAACTCCCGAAAACCATTGAGGGTAATGATGAGCAAGAGTTATGGCTGTTCTGGAACCAAGTGGACGGAAGGGAAAAAACAGGCTTGTATGAGGCTTATCAAAGTGTTATCAAACAACTCAGCCTACCCATAATGGAAACAAGAATAATGGACAGCAAGCGTTTCCGAAAAGAAACAGACGATACCGAAAACTATGTATTTAGATCCAGCTTGCTGCCCGCCGAAACACAATTGCTGAAAGCCACAAAAATGGATTTGTTTATCGAGGAATTTTTAAAAATCACGCAGCTATAA
- a CDS encoding DUF3408 domain-containing protein, producing MSTENKNNDFKKPDVDEDYLMNIISGDEPVALTKNNQQPESPKETKPKPKEKPRSSSSKKADYEETFLVNRFPSGRSGKVVYIRPEYHERLLRIVQLTREEKTTLYSYIDNILEHHFREFGDDITNYFNERFKPIL from the coding sequence ATGAGTACTGAAAATAAGAATAACGATTTTAAAAAGCCTGATGTTGATGAGGATTATTTGATGAACATCATCAGTGGCGATGAGCCAGTTGCTTTGACTAAAAACAATCAGCAACCGGAATCACCAAAGGAAACGAAGCCCAAACCTAAAGAGAAACCCCGAAGCAGTTCATCAAAAAAAGCGGACTACGAGGAAACATTTCTGGTCAATCGGTTCCCATCCGGTCGTAGTGGCAAGGTCGTTTACATTCGTCCGGAATACCACGAACGGTTGCTCCGCATTGTACAATTGACAAGGGAGGAAAAAACAACCCTCTATTCCTACATTGACAATATCCTTGAACACCACTTCAGGGAGTTTGGCGATGATATTACAAATTATTTCAACGAACGTTTTAAACCCATTTTGTAG